The genomic DNA tgtGCAATGCTTTCACAGTTGTTATTGCTTAATGTATATATTGGTTATGTACTACAATTAAGCACATTTAATACTGGTATAAACAGATACTGCGTTAAAACGAACGAAAGTGAATACCCTAGCAAGTAGAAATTTGTCAGGAATAAATACACAAAACCAAAGATTATGTTTTTTCGTCTGATTTTGCATCGACCTAGAACACAATAAGTGATACTAATCTGATCTTGTATGCTTTAATGCATTACATACCGGAGCTTGAACTTTAAGACTAAAGGAAGTCAAAAAGAAGGGACCATCGGTACCAGGGCAGATAGTTTCACCCATCCAGGTGCCCCATGGTCCAGTAGACGATGTTTTGGTGTTAGATAACTTGCCATCCAGTGATTTGCAAATCAGTTTTATTCCATTTAGAGCTGAATCATCGCCGCCTACCCGATAACTTTCAATCTGTAAGTTAAATAGAAACGAAGCATTTATTTTTCTTGTTGCTTTGACATTACCTTGTGTAAACGCGACACATTATACTTCAAATAGTAGTTGGCTCTAAAAGTATTGCCACTTTTTGCTTAGTATATGGGTGACCATTTGGTGTCATAAAAGCTTGAAATTAATACTCCACAATTGCAACGTTTAAATATCTGGTTAGTATGGATGTACATGAAAAGAACATTAATTAACGCACATTTTTCTAAtgataatttgtttgaaaaaatatattacaaatacacAAATATACAAGTAATAAAACCCGGCTATCTTGGAAGGAAAAAGATGATACTAAGTGGATTACTTTCAAATCGTATCCTACAGCGTATGTCAAATGATCACACATGTCTACGGAATCACTCCACGTGCCCCACTGTCCGCCGTTTGACACTGATAGAACTTGTTCTATGTCTGTAATAGATATAATATTACATAACATAGCTACAAATATACGAAATCTCATTTAGATAATTAAGATCCcttcattttaaaacattagtttgttatcaaatcaaatttgaaattccctgcagcttattttaaaaaaactatgCAATATCATATTGCTATGGAATTCTGGAGAGGTGGATAAACTAGTAAACATGTTCACTCGAAAATAATTATAGTGACCGAGGCGCTTACTACAGCCGACATTCATATTTCAATGAGTGAAAATATTTCACCCTCTCAAGAtagcatttttatttcattccaaCGAAACTGTAATGGGTCTCAACATTGAAAAATggtttattgattttttaaaataatcaatAATATGTAGAATATTAttagcaataaaatataaatatatatatatggttcATATAGAATACACATTGAACAAgactaaatgttgttttttttttgtttgtttttttttttgttttaataatgccCAGAAAAGCAGAAAAGTTTTAGTGCATTCGATATTACATTATGGGAGAATTTGatattatttcatgttaaaaatgtattaaatgtatttcaaaacattaaatataaatatatatggttCATACAGTATACACATTGAACAGaactaaatgtttgtttttgttttgataatgccCAAAAAAGCAGAAAAGTTTTAGTGCATTCGATATTACATAATGGGAGAATTTGatattatttcatgtttaaaatgtattaaatgtatttcaaaacataaagccaaaattgcaaaatgttacattttacgCCTTAGCAAGATCGGTTATAACAATAAATTCATACCAAATCAAGATGCTTGGTTAATTTATCAAGTTCCCAGTATCTCATTGGAATTCTTAAGAATGATGTATAAAATGAATGCTGTCATAGTGAATCAACAAGCAGCTAAGTGTCATGTTTTCAACACTGATACTTTgccatattattattattattataccagatttatatagcgcccttttcatgataaacacgttcaaaggcgctttacatatagcaaacgcagccacacagggcgcgaaattcatcctctactagtacagacacagagcgatctgaccagagggacagaatgagataaagcccccataacagatagagagaaatcattttagatacaggcctgtccggctaacttagcctagttcttttcgaatagacagtctggttctttaacgtgcccggtgtatagcaccgatacacgtgaaGCCGTCTTTTCTGGGAATAagcagtacaggcctcttagttaggtgagaaacactcaagagcatctcagaaatttccagttcctggaccgggattcgaactccgaacctctggattggcagtcaagcgtgttaccactagaccaccggtccCATATCAACTGATCTACTCAATTCCATTTCATTACACATAACCAATTGTCAAATAGATATATTGCTATCCTTACCAGTGTCTATACATATATAGCTATCTTGAGAAGGAACGCATTTCTGTTTTGGTGTACATGGCCTAGAACCACAGCTTCCAGCCATAGCCtacaacaaatataaaacaataagtgACAGTTTGCTTGACGACCCAGATTAGTTTACTAGGTGTTCTTGAATCATACCAAATGGTAGCTTTACAAAATATTGCTTACATGCTTGTCTTTTTGGTCAGTTGGCAAAAGAATTTTGTAATTCTCCTGAAATAGCAAATTATGACAAttaagtgttgtaatattttctggtcctttgtgatcatgaagaacattattttttctgtaaGCTGGTGCTATGGGGCGTGGGGGTGTTGCACATcttattacctttcatgaacagactaagtTTGCTACTATGTTGTTTGATTGCCAGGATCTTTTCACAACTTCCAATATGTAGTATTTGGGCGAACGTTGTTggtgaaataaaagaatattccAACTTAATCTATTTGTAACATGCAATTTGATTGTCTGTTGAGTGGAAGTTTGCGATGGTATAATACTTGTATAAAGTTGCAATTTTTCTGCTTGGcattaatatacatgttttactgatCTTACCATTTGAAAATAAAGAGCGATCCACTCTTACCTTTCTAAATATCTGAAATCCTTCACTTGAATAACATATTACATGATCCAAAGCATGCAGAAGCAGGCTAGCACTGACCTTCCACAACTTACTGTCTGTTAAACGCCAGTCAGTCTTGCTAGGTTTTGAATATTATTACGCTATTTTAAAGTTCTTATGTTTATAATCTATAACGTTACATTCTATAAGATGACTATTATACAACTAATGCCCTTTAACGAGGATGATATGAGGATTTATCGGCCTGGAAAAAGTGATTTCAACCGACGGTGCCCTAGGTTGATATCACTTTTCTCATGTCCATAAATCCTCATATTGGCGGAACCTAAGAGGAAACgattgttttgttattaaattcAACAACTCGAAGGAAGGCTAGTGAGGAAAGAGCAATTCATATACAAACATTTACAGCATTTAGTTATTGTTGTCGTGTTTTGAATAATTAGATAATTgtgttttaaagtttctactagataatatatttatcaaatttggcaataaaacttacagacaagtaattggtatcccgatgggaaccaactgcgccccctcattgctgatttattcttattctgttatgaacgagattccatgcttagtttatccactgagacagaATTTGAAagtattgaagcttttaatggaacctcaaggtatcttgatgatattttaaatatggacaaccaatattttttcagaaatggtgaaatatatttaccctaaagagttacagcttaacaaggctaatacttcagatttagaagcgtcatttctggatctaaatttaagaattgtgaataataatctagaaacgaaaatatatgataaaagggaccattttaattttgaaattgtcaactttccccatattgatggagatgtccctcgagcaacatcatacggtgtctatatttcacagcttattcgttttgcaagagcttgctcaaatatagatgattttaatgacagaaatcttcatatcaccaagaaattgttacaacaggattaccgttatcataagctacggaaagttttaagtacattttactacagatcgtctgaactattagaaaaatacagtacgacccttaaaacacttctaaaacttggacttacggaatactatggagatgtagtttataaaattcggaaaattaaacataacccttatttttatcatttttttttttgtaaaattggttaaaaagtttatcgaaagaggatacgatgcgaaaatcgtgaagcacagtgcatgtttagtgatcgACCCCTCTACAggtaattgctacgctttcctatttgatggtgcgatggctaataaagtgtaggactccaagatgcttttctcctaaatcctacatacaatggACGGaaggagttgatttttgtcttacagttttcttagtcgtgcccttaaaagttaggctcttgatgctctgacttcagacaagttgttgagtacattggtgtaattgtaccttgaatttaccttaattttatgttttgctttatttatctgttacttttgcactaatgttagagcctttctcagcggggattttatttacattgtgttgtttaacttgttgaagatagggtaagtgcgaggttggcatgccctatacgcgtttaaacccccagtttcctttttttatgttactgaccgttccaaggcggtgcccctattttcaacaggttgttttgtctgtcttgtattgtgtgttgcgtatgttttcttgtttgttgaaAGCGtgtttcctccgccccactcccccttttgccctctcctttcccttgcatttacgctactttttgcaacCCCTCctctttacttttagtaagttttcgttgctcctctttattttggcagccgaatccctagacggtacttgattgttttttcctacgtgtgtgggtgcgtttgtaagcttgtgtgtctataacggtgccctactgttttcttatgtgttgctttttcgtttttctatgttattcagttgatcgtcgttttgtgtttgtctttggaacatgagtgtctgcgctattgtggtttacgttgtagtgcgactgtgtTTAAAGAACATgtcattcccttgtatatttgtccttgttcaactttccctttcggattcctcccccacccccgaccccatttcgccccttaccatttccttccccttaatcaatatttagcttatattgtGTGACGTCAAAAGGTCATGGCGCCACTGCTATAGATCCGTACGTGATTTTGGCTCCGCTTACAACTCAATATGAATTTGCATCATTTATCATGTGACTCTGTTTAGACCAATAAAAAAGACTATAATGTacatttaataatgataataaactaTCCAGTATCCCGTGAAAGCATACAATTAGCAACATACATAAAACGTCACTAATTTGTAGACAATACAGATTGTTTAGTTGACATGTTTAATAAACTAGGACAGTACAAATGACGCCATTACTATGTATGCGGTGTCGTTTCATTGTTTATTCACTAGTTCGTGATATCATGAATTCATCAATTGATATCACAAATTCATTTATGGACATCATGTGGCAGTCTTgattttaaagggaaaggcaacgttgttcttgTGTTAATTTTGTCAGCTGGGATTTCATAAaccatttaaagaagtgaaacaattttcaaaatcggagtaaaaataaaaaagttatgagcatttcaatattttgtcaaattggcggccattttgtttccatgagaacaaaaagcaaaatggcggatttattaaatttttagatacacatttgaactgcgtttacttattactgtaaaataatttctctactttttccagctataatgaaagaaattaccatgttttacaccttacactcaagaaacatatgaaaattagtcttgaggttatttgctaaataaagtattcagcagtgtgtaaatgacgtcatatacacactaaaatggctgcctccattatcacccattttcttaaatttcaaaactgccatatttttttcaatagttgtccgattttaaaaattctttccgcgttatgaaaggcttgatgatgactttcatataaaattaactttttttcaggCTGTCTTACCCTTTAAGGATTTGGATTAAGTAGTTGTTAAAGctaagttatctccctttgaccATAATTGTAGTTTGTTTCCAGTCAGGTGTATTGACCTTAGGTCAATTTGTTTCCACTAAAAGACTGTATTCTGATTGGTTTAGGCATCTAGTGACCAATATCTCACTACCTGGAAAGTTTTGatactgtttacatgtatttggtagaaattattttaaatctgtaGCATTTTGATTTTAATGGATGGAATAATTAGTTAGAGTTTAGTTGATTTCATTTGTAAGGTACCTGTCAGTTTTGCTGGTCTTATAAAGTGATAGATAATGATTTTAACCTTTACAGTTTTAGACTTTTCTGATTTAGACAGATTAGTATATTTTGAGTAGTCATGTTTCATAAATGGCAGAATTCTCACGTACATATCTCTGTCTCATTTTTAATTACACATTTAACAATTTAGTCATTTGCAGACCATTAACCTGGATCACAAAGAGATTGTTCAGTGATGAGTTTGTTGTGGTGCACTGGTGATGTTATTTGTGTTGGTGCATTGAAGTCCACAACTTGGTAAGCATATATGTGTtttgttatgtacatgtataatgtgtAATTGTATACTTTTAATGCATATGTAagtttacatatatttcaattatatGTCTGAAGTATTGTGTTTAATAACAGCAATGTGCCACTACACACAACTATATGTTTTATCCTATATTATCATTTGTCAGAATAAGAGATTGATGTGTTTATTATAATAGGTATTGTATTCTGatgtacattttatgtgtattaccTGATAGTAAGTTTTGTTAAGGTAGCAGGGTGCATTTCGAATTTTGGCACCcgtaaatatttgtaataattagaacttcgtgattttggatgtttgtaaattaaagagagagataatgattgttaattctttagaagaTTTAAACagttgatacatgtaaaattctgatgtcagttgtaaaactaactgctgctagctttgtatgaatcgatgagtcaccttggcgcgggaaattcaaatcatagaagagctccatgcttgttgattgatactcaggaacatttttgcTACTTTGTGAAAAAAACGAGATGGATGGGCCCCATTCCattaatatcctgtagttcagtagggactataaaattgagaaatgcaataaaattggacattgtttcTGCACCGGgatcaaaaagtgcaaaattgatgattttggcatattatttttaatggatggtgtaaaactttcgttttgataactttctgtattcctgtagagttccgcttaaaccggtgctcgGGGCtatgagagatgttgcacatttcgttacctctcatgaatagactcaatcaaaccgagtctgctattattctgtttggttgcattctttgcttccaagggatctttttacagattttattcagaaTGAATGACTTCCGCTGAGTGAACTTATAATTGTACCCTGTCAtgtttcgaaataaattgcacaaCAGAGAGATTATTCAATACCGAGAAATAATAAGTCTAAACAATGATAATTTATATGATAGTGATTCAATACACAGGTACGTTTTGTATTGGCCTCTTTTATAATCATATACTGAATGTTAATGTGCCATTTAggctaaattaaatgttttgttttgactattttataatatgaaattaggcgctgcctatctgacgggaaaacctagtgatagtgatacggattctttctttttttctgcattaaattgttctttctgatattttttgtttggctttcagttttgacagtaagcctgatggttttgctattgttataaaaataagaaggggaaatgttttaaaaagttttgtttaaatgaacatggatctaatcatttcttcaaatgtatcaagactagacagacaatggaaaatagtgttcatgagttaaagataatagtgatatttgggtgcacagaatctacTCCCAAAAACGCACCATtagttgtactgatgataaaatagagaaaagtggaaacttcacatgtcgctcaacacgacaaaaacgaaactgttgcataaacccggacagataacgGCGGGTTTTtgacctgtcacttttttatttctgcaaattgttatcatttattggtatcaaaataatgcttttgctgaaaactttacataattcaaatttatatctagtaagcaaattttaactcacacgaagtgagccacggaaaggggtatgtaaaatgggggctgtacgaacattgataaattcgaacactttgtcatttacaaaattttcctcatagtattatatataatgcaacagtcattcaaaagtgacccaatatcaggcctttatgtgttgtcagtgagcatgcgtaaaacacactcttcctcagtagttttggataaatattttattatatacagataaatgcaagtcatttatttatacataatattaccaattttgtttctgtttacaacgaacatgcctttgctatcaatttgtttctctaatacaaatttctgaatctggaaatgcacatattcttttcagttcatttgttacaaaaaaatagtttctaaaaacgacaaaacaatccaaaaaataaaacacaacaatttacacattatgcctgcgtaacatcacattcaatatcatcttgttctgatattcttttgtagtatagataccggaacttacataatcctgctatcctaaacacggactattttaattcttttaaatgccattattgtcaaatgacactcttttaggacaaattgtgttccactaatacagctatggtaaaactcgtgtatgtgagaatgacaaacaccatttacttgtgaaatttttatttcaaattcattgtaaaatgtTCTTGacaagaattttatatataacacaaacactcttggtctaaattcaatttaatttacctaactgctaacagtctgggacctttttttgaatatgattaaggttaatttcttagctcgatagtgatcgtagtgagcctctcaagtttatagccaacatttttttccaagtgtaattttactaaaactctagtcaatgaattgacttttagaaagtagctgcaatgtatgtgaaagattgtggaagggaggggagataagcaatatcgatatatgcttttccatgccttcgaatattttgttccaaatttacagacagaacattggttaactatacttattattgatttgtgttccagtaattgaaaacagtgtgataaatataaagaaaaaaaaaattaaattggccctaagctaaaaaaaaaaaaaaagaaaaaaaatcaagcacctaacgagattcgaactcggacctcgcgcatggaaaatatgttcgctaaccactggaccacagtgACTTGTGAcataaatatgtgataaaattatgtatataaataaattttgttaggacagcgtgtctatattcgttttacattgacatttttgaaattattggcttttctacattcatagaaataaataaacaatggttttgttattcaaaaagtgcagtaatgtagcttacatcataattcattattggaaacaaaaagcgggccgcttgaatcatccataaactcgtttcatgaagaaacccgaataacaccgatttctattgataccgcgaattttcaactggaaagaataatttgtttaaataatgcggcgcccgatcgttcataagaaattttattttatcaaatgtcgtcctgaaaattatttactgcgcaagcacggcagcaggtccggtagaattatgggagaacaacaacaacaaaaccggtaaaggtatagaacatattcccaagttgaacggtatataggtttactttgacatatatacacgtacacattatctatagacggaaaaaccttcggttttcccgtataaaACAGTTATTTGGCGAGAGAAGCCAAGTTGTAAGTAAATTTGTATATCACAAAATACATGTCCATATTTTGAAATACCTTAACTATTGAACATACAATGGTGCTTGATTCTGTTGTCTATTAACACACAACAattatgaaactgaaactgaaaactgaaactgttttatttgattaaacgcctatttttatgtaaaacatattcaatggcgttttacaaacacataaaaaaatttacatctaaacattaagatattttaaagatgtaagaaaaaaaatgcatatcattgtgaataaactatttagtaagtattaaacaaaagatcaggcatcaggtaagagtaataaaatattagaatgttaagatacagtaagatagctgttttgttagtaagtaagtaaaagtgagttattgtgacatgtccataagttattacaaacaactgtactCTTGTGACTACAACAGtgataaaaaatgttcaaattcggatgtatttacacagtaaaaatcatccagttcatgttACCACAATATCTGCAAAACCACAGTCACAGGCTcaaaaagagtgcaaagtaatttctaaaataatgagttttcaacttctttttgaaaacatctaatgtgtctgagttcctcatttcgagaggcaattcgtttcagagtttaggtccaacagtactaCAACTTTTGTCACTGAACGTTTTGTGCTTGTTTTAAAAGGAACAACGAAGCACCCattaacggaatttgaagaacgcatgTTCCTTGTCtgagtttgttttatgagaagttctgaaagatattATAGAGAATTTccgactgaacaattatacatgcaGGTGAGCATCTTGAATGTTATTCTGGCTTTGTTGGGTGgccagtgaagatcatagagcgcttgggtggaactgtcatattttcttcgattaaGGACAAGTTTTATACACATGTTTTGATTTCGTTGCATTTTCTTTacctcgctttgagcaataccattcaaaatgacattgcaataacctaaatgggatatcaccaatgacagcacaAGGGTTTCCGCAGACCTTTGGTTAGATATTTCCGAATGcatttattctgaagtagttcaGCAtcgctgttctacactttcgttttacatgctcttttagattcaagttttcgtccaggaatgcacctagatatcgaatatagctcactgatttcacttcatcacctacaatgcatattttgtcgGTTTTGCACTTAgcgagctgttgcctactaccaaacatgatgaactcggttttggaagtgttcattttgagcttattttcattcatccagttgttgattgttataGCACATTGTTCTAGTTCTTTTATTGCCTGGGATTCCACTGTTgaagatgatggtttaaagcgtttattaccATTGTgatcatccgcaaagccgtaaactgaaatcaaAGGCGGAATAACATCAGTGTCCCAGCATATGTGAAATAGAGCCACGGTCCTAAGTaactcccttgtggaacgctacaatgtAACTGGCGTGGAAAGGACATGGCTGAATATTGACACTTACACGGCAACTTCTGGgccgcagataggaatcaacccagctcagcgCTGTTCCAcaaacgccatactgcttgttcaaCACATCAACGAGAATGTTACAACAACCCGCCTACCTGGTTTATTTTGTATCAAAAGTCTGTCTTTGTTAGTGTCGTTCTTTTCTATGAATAGTTTGCGTTTTCATAAAAATGGAGTCCTTCGACAGAGGTTAACATTATGTGCATTTTAGGCGTACGAACATTAAATAAGTGGCATGGGGAACCCATTTATATGCGAGATAGATTTTGTGTACTATGTACTAAGTTATCAAGACCGTTTCAAAGAGCTGGCAGGTAGATTCTAAATTCCGATCATTCGTCCCATTCACTCACAGTGCGAAGCTGTGATGAAGGGACACACAGTTTACAAACATCAAGTCAATATACAAATAGATACTGTTTTGAGCGAACAAAACACTGGCATTTCctgttaaataaaaataagacgcTTTGAAAATCTATCATTGTTATGTGGTAATTAACATGATAATCAAAATTATGTCTTTTTAAATTATACATCTATTATGGAATATAGACGCAC from Mercenaria mercenaria strain notata chromosome 11, MADL_Memer_1, whole genome shotgun sequence includes the following:
- the LOC123532119 gene encoding vitelline membrane outer layer protein 1 homolog, with the translated sequence MCDHLTYAVGYDLKIESYRVGGDDSALNGIKLICKSLDGKLSNTKTSSTGPWGTWMGETICPGTDGPFFLTSFSLKVQAPVVWDNTAANFIKFKCRDFHGKQTAFELSQEPGKGDFGTYGH